In Nostoc edaphicum CCNP1411, a genomic segment contains:
- a CDS encoding ABC transporter substrate-binding protein, which produces MKLPDFTWWRNRYIRFLITALLVIMTACQMQVENTKNLQPVAAKFTPVTIETCGITITYKQPPKRVITLNQPATEIMLALGLSAQMIGTAYLDDRILPEYQKTYSQIPVIADKYPSKEVLLGAEPDFVYGSFPGAFGKDAIGGRKELLSLNINSYLAAGAIEVCPQKRALVENIYSEIQDIGKIFGVSDRAVKLIAALKQELQDTQTKLGKVNPPKRVFWYASESPPYTVTVDSLPNQILEFAGGRNIFQEKAKGTYITVNWEDVINRNPEIIILSDASWSPAKEQRQFFLTNPAYGEISAVQKDKFIVIDYSYSTSGVRFAKGVKILAQSLYPEKFK; this is translated from the coding sequence ATGAAACTTCCTGATTTTACTTGGTGGCGAAATCGCTATATACGTTTCCTCATAACTGCTTTATTAGTGATAATGACTGCTTGTCAGATGCAGGTAGAAAATACTAAAAATCTGCAACCTGTAGCTGCTAAATTTACCCCAGTTACAATTGAAACCTGTGGTATTACTATTACCTACAAACAACCACCAAAACGTGTAATTACTCTCAACCAACCTGCAACAGAAATCATGTTAGCACTAGGTTTATCAGCACAGATGATTGGTACAGCTTATCTAGACGATCGCATTCTGCCAGAATACCAAAAAACCTACTCTCAAATTCCTGTCATTGCCGATAAATATCCCTCAAAAGAGGTCTTATTAGGTGCAGAGCCAGATTTTGTTTATGGGTCATTTCCAGGGGCTTTTGGTAAGGATGCTATCGGTGGACGTAAAGAGTTACTTAGCTTAAATATTAACTCATATTTGGCAGCAGGAGCTATAGAAGTTTGTCCACAAAAAAGAGCTTTGGTAGAAAATATTTATAGTGAAATTCAGGATATTGGTAAGATTTTTGGAGTAAGCGATCGCGCTGTTAAATTAATTGCTGCTTTAAAACAAGAACTTCAAGATACTCAAACAAAATTGGGCAAAGTGAATCCTCCCAAACGTGTATTTTGGTATGCTAGTGAAAGTCCACCATACACTGTCACTGTTGATAGTTTACCAAATCAAATATTGGAATTTGCCGGAGGACGGAATATCTTTCAAGAAAAAGCTAAAGGTACTTATATAACCGTTAATTGGGAAGATGTAATTAACCGTAATCCCGAAATAATTATTCTGAGTGACGCGAGTTGGTCGCCTGCGAAAGAACAGCGACAATTTTTTCTCACAAATCCCGCCTATGGGGAAATTAGCGCAGTCCAAAAAGATAAATTTATAGTTATTGATTACAGCTACAGTACATCCGGTGTCAGGTTTGCTAAAGGAGTTAAAATATTAGCTCAATCCTTGTATCCAGAAAAGTTTAAATGA
- a CDS encoding TonB-dependent siderophore receptor, whose translation MKKPNLSVYLWLTSAAIILVTYPVYADEIVIKDIPKLSDIQRPHTNTKDWLAQQTEIISVTEVRLSQTSSGLEIILKTPTSDKLQVTNKTERNNFIADIPNIQLRLTSGDSFRQEKPIAGITEVTVSNINTNSIRVTVTGEAGVPKVELDDSDEGLIFVVTPNKPTSETPATQPSAEANQPIELTVTGERDGYNVPTATTGTKIEAPLRDLPLSIQVIPRQVIEDRGVVRLNDLADNVAGVQQEPGYGSLPSVGFRIRGFTTNFGNLRNGFQDFGYVTPRDIANVEQFEILKGPASVLYGGGQSVLPSGVVNAVTKKPLEQPYYNASVKYGSYNFLRSTIDLTGPLTEDKSLLYRLNVAYENADSFRDFTRNDSFFIAPALTWKIGPRTNLALEFEYQNYNLNFNYGFLPEPEFLTLPRNRFLGEPNFNASNVNSTAFTYNFEHEFSDNWKFRQGFNLVQANLNSKSTFLFALEDDRRTANINPSTSDEVNDNLTLQNEIIGKFKTGFLRHNLLFGIEFSRYKFDYNFTSGDDIKIDIFNPQYGANIVLPSSPTRGRKFGSDNIALYIQDFIEVLPNLKILAGGRFDSNELFRNDTVTNTTINEQSNSQFSPRVGIVYQPSQTTSLYFNWSNSFFPNFSARSRTDEQFKPEIGEQFEVGIKQDLIKDRLSATLAFYQITRQNVLTPDPVDPQNFSITTGEQRSRGVELDITGQILPGWNIIANYAYTDAVVTKDEDIPVGSRLYGVPENSASLWTTYQIQSGNLQGLGFGLGLAFVGEQETRLPSTLTLPSYVRADAAIFYRRDRYKIGLNFKNISNVRYYTLDGYFIYPAAPFTVQGTVSFDF comes from the coding sequence GTGAAAAAGCCTAATTTATCAGTTTATTTGTGGCTAACATCTGCTGCAATAATTTTAGTTACTTATCCAGTTTATGCAGATGAAATAGTTATCAAAGATATTCCCAAACTTAGTGATATCCAACGTCCTCACACTAATACCAAAGACTGGCTAGCGCAGCAGACAGAGATTATTTCAGTTACAGAAGTACGTCTGAGCCAAACCTCTAGCGGTTTGGAAATCATCTTAAAAACTCCTACATCCGATAAGTTGCAAGTCACTAATAAAACTGAAAGGAATAATTTCATTGCAGATATTCCTAATATTCAACTACGCTTAACTAGTGGTGACTCATTCCGTCAAGAAAAGCCAATTGCAGGAATTACGGAAGTAACTGTTAGTAACATAAATACAAATAGTATCCGAGTAACTGTGACAGGTGAAGCGGGTGTACCGAAAGTTGAGTTAGATGACAGCGATGAAGGTTTAATTTTTGTTGTCACACCAAATAAACCAACTAGCGAAACGCCAGCAACACAACCATCGGCTGAAGCTAATCAACCCATTGAATTGACTGTGACAGGAGAGAGAGATGGGTATAATGTCCCCACCGCCACCACCGGCACTAAAATAGAAGCACCACTACGCGATTTACCTTTATCTATTCAAGTCATCCCGCGTCAAGTGATTGAGGATAGGGGCGTAGTCAGACTCAACGATTTAGCTGATAATGTGGCGGGTGTCCAGCAAGAACCAGGTTATGGTTCTCTACCCTCCGTAGGCTTTCGCATTCGCGGGTTTACAACAAATTTTGGCAACTTACGCAACGGGTTTCAAGATTTTGGCTATGTGACACCTCGTGATATCGCTAATGTTGAGCAGTTTGAAATCCTCAAAGGCCCAGCCTCAGTTTTATATGGAGGTGGTCAGTCTGTGCTTCCAAGTGGTGTTGTCAATGCTGTCACAAAAAAGCCTCTCGAACAACCTTACTATAACGCCAGCGTTAAATACGGAAGTTACAACTTTTTGCGCTCTACAATTGATTTGACTGGGCCACTCACAGAAGATAAATCACTTCTTTATCGCCTAAATGTCGCTTATGAAAATGCAGATAGTTTCCGCGACTTTACTAGAAATGATAGTTTCTTTATCGCCCCTGCACTCACTTGGAAAATTGGGCCGCGTACCAATCTCGCTCTAGAATTTGAATACCAAAACTACAATCTCAACTTTAACTACGGATTCCTTCCAGAACCAGAATTTTTAACACTCCCCAGAAATAGATTTTTGGGAGAACCCAATTTTAATGCAAGTAATGTCAACTCAACTGCATTTACTTATAATTTTGAACATGAATTCAGTGATAACTGGAAATTTCGCCAGGGGTTTAACTTAGTCCAGGCTAATTTAAATAGTAAATCAACATTTTTATTTGCTCTAGAAGATGACCGCAGAACTGCTAATATCAACCCCAGCACATCTGATGAAGTAAATGATAATTTAACTCTGCAAAATGAAATTATCGGAAAATTTAAAACAGGATTTTTGCGTCACAACCTGCTGTTTGGCATAGAATTTTCTCGTTACAAATTTGATTACAATTTTACTAGTGGGGATGATATCAAAATTGATATTTTTAATCCACAGTATGGCGCAAATATTGTCCTCCCATCCTCACCAACTAGAGGGAGAAAATTTGGTTCAGACAATATAGCTCTTTACATACAAGATTTTATCGAAGTTCTACCTAATTTAAAAATTCTGGCTGGTGGTCGCTTTGATAGCAATGAACTATTCAGAAACGATACTGTGACCAATACGACGATTAACGAACAATCAAATTCGCAATTTTCCCCACGAGTTGGTATTGTTTATCAGCCTAGTCAAACAACTTCACTTTACTTCAATTGGTCAAACTCTTTTTTCCCAAATTTTTCTGCTAGAAGCCGGACAGACGAGCAGTTTAAACCAGAAATTGGCGAACAATTTGAAGTGGGAATTAAGCAAGATTTGATTAAAGACCGTCTTTCGGCAACTTTAGCATTTTATCAAATTACTCGACAGAATGTATTGACTCCAGATCCTGTTGATCCTCAGAATTTCAGTATTACCACAGGTGAACAAAGAAGCCGAGGGGTAGAATTAGACATTACAGGACAAATTTTACCGGGTTGGAATATCATTGCTAACTACGCCTACACCGATGCTGTGGTGACAAAAGACGAGGATATTCCTGTTGGTAGCAGATTGTATGGTGTACCCGAAAATAGTGCTAGCCTGTGGACGACGTATCAAATTCAAAGTGGTAATTTACAAGGGCTAGGATTCGGACTGGGGCTAGCTTTTGTAGGAGAACAGGAGACTAGATTACCAAGCACTTTAACGCTACCTTCTTACGTCAGAGCCGATGCTGCTATTTTCTATCGCCGCGATCGCTATAAAATTGGGTTGAACTTCAAAAATATTTCCAATGTCAGATACTACACTTTAGATGGTTACTTTATTTACCCCGCCGCACCGTTTACAGTCCAAGGAACAGTGTCGTTTGACTTTTAA
- a CDS encoding FeoA family protein codes for MTDSKNNYNQHQKPKGWGFTFFGETPQTPELEEKTLNNGSFVNTGKSFPLAIASVGERLAIAKLKGTEGTVRRLIGMGLVPGSELQVISIANGSVIIALGDNRIGLGVGMAQKILCTNLGTSN; via the coding sequence ATGACAGATAGCAAAAATAACTACAACCAACACCAAAAGCCTAAAGGATGGGGGTTTACGTTTTTTGGAGAGACACCCCAAACTCCCGAATTAGAAGAAAAAACCCTCAATAATGGCTCTTTTGTGAACACAGGTAAATCTTTTCCTTTAGCGATCGCTAGTGTGGGAGAGCGTTTAGCGATCGCTAAACTCAAAGGGACAGAAGGTACAGTCCGTCGTCTGATTGGTATGGGATTAGTTCCTGGAAGTGAACTTCAAGTGATTAGTATTGCCAATGGTTCTGTCATCATTGCACTTGGTGATAACCGCATTGGTTTAGGGGTAGGTATGGCACAGAAAATACTATGTACCAATTTAGGGACTTCCAACTAA
- the feoB gene encoding Fe(2+) transporter permease subunit FeoB → MTKQIIALVGNPNCGKTTLFNALTGANQRTGNWPGVTVERKEGKYIHKGKNITVVDLPGVYSLDAEDSDTGLDELIARDYLLAGEADVIINIVDASNLERNLYLTTQIMEMRLPMIVALNMMDVAKDREIKINPALLSQRLGCPVIPMSATSGKGVPELQDAINQSFVNLLVPPTYVAYPAVIEDAIAQLVPFITEHSPNRTVDPRWTALKLLEYEDRIAPELRSKELERIVVEHRRQVHQTLDDDLDIIIADSRYTFIRNLIQGAAERSREVKTNISDKIDQVVLNRWLGIPIFLLIMYVIFTISIHVGGAFIDFFDISFATIFVDGFGKLLENINAPGWLIGLLAQGAGGGIQTTATFIPQIGMMFLCLSVLEDTGYMARAAFVMDRLMRLIGLPGKSFVPMIVGFGCNIPGIMATRTLENKRDRLMTVMMNPFMSCSARLTVYALFIGAFFPVGGQNMVLGLYLLGILAAIFTGLILKNTILQGEAAPFIMELPPYHIPKIKGVFLRAGDRLKAFITKAGIAIVIMVIVLGFMNSVGTDGTFGKQDSKDSILSAMSRTVTPVFTPMGITQDNWPATVGLMTGVFAKEVMVGTMNSLYTGLAEAEKAATAEPEKPEEFSFWGGISKAFASIPENLAKLPSQLFDPLGLSAANVSTDQKQAAEAQGVSVSTYGEMSKRFSSTSAAFAYLLFVLLYFPCVSATAALYRETNFGWTIFAGLWTTGLAYWVAVLYYQLATFTQHPSSSIAWVVGLAFVMGMAIFGLKMAGTTRTREVISH, encoded by the coding sequence ATGACGAAGCAGATAATTGCATTGGTAGGTAATCCTAATTGTGGTAAAACTACTTTATTTAATGCCTTGACAGGTGCTAATCAAAGAACTGGTAACTGGCCTGGTGTCACAGTGGAACGCAAAGAAGGCAAATATATCCACAAGGGGAAAAACATTACTGTTGTTGACTTACCAGGAGTTTATTCTCTGGATGCTGAAGATAGTGACACGGGACTTGATGAACTGATAGCGCGAGATTATCTGCTTGCTGGTGAAGCGGATGTGATTATTAACATTGTTGATGCTTCCAACTTAGAACGCAACTTGTATCTGACTACCCAAATCATGGAAATGCGCTTACCGATGATTGTGGCGTTGAACATGATGGATGTGGCTAAAGACAGGGAAATTAAGATAAATCCCGCCCTACTTTCACAGCGTCTTGGTTGTCCGGTGATTCCCATGAGTGCAACATCAGGTAAGGGAGTTCCAGAATTACAAGATGCGATTAATCAATCTTTCGTTAACTTATTAGTACCACCAACCTACGTTGCTTACCCTGCCGTAATTGAAGATGCGATCGCGCAATTAGTCCCTTTCATCACAGAACATAGTCCCAACCGCACAGTAGATCCCCGGTGGACAGCCCTGAAACTTTTGGAATACGAGGATCGAATTGCACCAGAATTGAGGAGTAAGGAATTAGAGAGGATAGTTGTAGAACACCGACGACAAGTCCATCAAACCCTCGATGATGATTTAGATATTATCATCGCCGATAGTCGTTACACCTTTATTCGTAACTTAATTCAAGGTGCAGCCGAACGCAGCAGAGAAGTTAAAACTAACATTTCCGACAAAATCGACCAAGTGGTACTCAATCGCTGGTTGGGTATACCAATTTTCTTGTTAATCATGTACGTGATATTCACCATATCGATTCATGTCGGTGGTGCTTTTATTGACTTTTTTGATATTAGCTTTGCCACGATTTTTGTTGATGGTTTCGGTAAACTGCTGGAAAACATCAATGCACCAGGATGGCTGATTGGACTATTAGCACAGGGCGCAGGTGGTGGGATTCAAACCACAGCCACTTTTATTCCCCAAATAGGCATGATGTTCTTGTGTCTGTCGGTGTTAGAAGATACTGGCTATATGGCACGGGCAGCCTTTGTGATGGATCGGTTGATGCGTTTAATTGGGCTTCCTGGTAAATCCTTTGTCCCGATGATTGTGGGTTTTGGGTGTAACATTCCCGGAATTATGGCGACGCGGACATTAGAAAATAAACGCGATCGCCTGATGACAGTGATGATGAATCCCTTCATGTCCTGTAGCGCCAGATTGACAGTTTACGCCCTATTTATTGGTGCTTTCTTCCCCGTTGGCGGTCAAAATATGGTTTTAGGTCTTTACCTATTGGGTATCTTAGCCGCCATATTCACCGGACTGATCTTGAAAAATACCATTCTCCAAGGGGAAGCCGCGCCTTTTATCATGGAACTACCCCCATACCATATACCCAAGATTAAAGGTGTTTTTTTGCGTGCAGGCGATCGCCTCAAAGCTTTCATTACCAAAGCCGGCATTGCTATTGTAATTATGGTGATCGTCCTGGGCTTCATGAATTCTGTTGGTACTGATGGCACATTCGGCAAGCAAGATAGCAAAGATTCGATTCTCAGTGCCATGAGTCGTACAGTCACACCAGTATTTACACCAATGGGAATTACTCAAGATAACTGGCCTGCTACCGTTGGTTTAATGACAGGCGTATTTGCGAAAGAAGTGATGGTTGGTACGATGAACTCTCTGTATACGGGATTGGCAGAAGCAGAAAAAGCAGCCACAGCAGAGCCAGAAAAACCCGAAGAATTTAGTTTTTGGGGTGGTATTAGTAAAGCATTTGCTAGCATTCCAGAGAATTTGGCAAAACTTCCCAGTCAACTATTTGACCCCCTTGGTTTAAGTGCAGCCAATGTTTCGACAGACCAAAAACAAGCCGCAGAAGCTCAAGGTGTATCTGTTAGCACTTACGGCGAAATGTCCAAACGGTTTAGTAGTACATCTGCGGCTTTCGCCTATCTGTTGTTTGTGCTGTTGTACTTTCCCTGCGTTTCTGCGACGGCTGCACTTTACCGGGAGACAAATTTTGGGTGGACGATATTTGCTGGATTGTGGACTACTGGTTTAGCTTACTGGGTGGCGGTTTTATATTACCAACTGGCGACATTTACACAACATCCAAGTTCTTCTATTGCTTGGGTAGTGGGATTAGCTTTTGTTATGGGGATGGCAATTTTCGGACTGAAGATGGCAGGTACTACACGTACAAGAGAAGTTATTAGTCATTAG
- a CDS encoding FeoC-like transcriptional regulator, translating to MILSELQQFLTQHKKASLADMQLHFRMDGDALRGMLSKLIRKGRVRKMADGKKCGGCHSCEPEAIEFYEWVC from the coding sequence ATGATATTAAGTGAACTACAACAATTCCTTACCCAACACAAAAAAGCTTCTCTTGCAGATATGCAACTTCACTTTCGCATGGATGGAGACGCTTTACGAGGAATGCTGAGTAAGCTAATTCGTAAAGGTCGAGTCCGTAAAATGGCGGATGGGAAAAAGTGTGGTGGATGTCACAGTTGTGAACCAGAGGCAATTGAATTTTATGAATGGGTTTGTTAA
- a CDS encoding MotA/TolQ/ExbB proton channel family protein yields MGIKNLFTAGGLVMWPLLVFSILAVALIIERVKFWVRINSRQSRVIKEVLKLYQLENVVAAIDKLRQNIDLPLARVFLAALELEEPTPEEFRLALESEAQAEIPILKRFQNIFDTIIGLAPLFGLLGTVLGLITSFASLNIGDVGGTKTANVTSGISEALVSTASGLIVAIFTLFFANSFRGLYSRQISLFQEYGGQLELLYRRRDKRGEKAYTSTK; encoded by the coding sequence ATGGGAATTAAAAATCTGTTTACTGCTGGCGGCTTAGTTATGTGGCCGCTATTGGTATTTTCTATATTGGCGGTGGCGTTAATTATTGAACGTGTTAAGTTTTGGGTGAGAATTAATAGCCGTCAAAGTCGTGTAATTAAAGAGGTATTAAAACTCTATCAGTTAGAGAATGTAGTGGCTGCAATAGATAAACTCCGGCAAAATATTGATTTACCCCTCGCACGGGTTTTTTTAGCAGCGTTGGAATTAGAAGAACCAACTCCAGAAGAATTTCGTTTAGCTTTAGAAAGTGAAGCACAAGCTGAGATCCCCATACTCAAACGGTTTCAAAATATTTTTGACACCATCATTGGTTTAGCACCACTATTCGGTCTACTTGGTACAGTCTTAGGGTTAATTACTTCCTTTGCTTCTTTGAATATTGGGGATGTAGGAGGTACGAAAACCGCAAACGTTACTAGTGGGATCAGTGAAGCTTTGGTGTCTACAGCATCTGGATTAATAGTTGCTATCTTTACATTGTTTTTCGCCAACTCCTTTCGCGGACTTTATAGCCGGCAAATATCGTTGTTTCAGGAATATGGAGGACAGTTAGAATTACTCTATCGCCGCCGTGATAAACGAGGAGAAAAAGCCTATACCTCTACAAAATGA
- the cydB gene encoding cytochrome d ubiquinol oxidase subunit II — MENLEHFLAQVWFVILALFLFLYVMLDGFDLGVGILSLTSSNDDRRDILMTSLGNIWDANETWLVLMGGALFGAFPLAYGTILNALYIPIFGMIFGLIFRAVSFEFREHSTNKVFWNVAFGVGSFMAALFQGFALGSILEGIKVDESGHFIGSMWDWLDWRSLLVALTLIQGYVLIGSTYLILKTEGELQTSHYRTAKLAAWTTLIGAILITIATPVVYENARAKLFHQPEVYLFSLIPVLGVLLIGLLIQSLNRKAETTPLVWTVLLFLLTFVGLGLVVFPYIIPPGITIYQAAAAPSALVFMIIFIGFLIPIMLFYNIYNYIVFRGKVAGTHYGE, encoded by the coding sequence ATGGAGAATCTAGAACACTTTTTAGCGCAGGTCTGGTTTGTCATCTTAGCTCTGTTTTTATTTCTCTACGTAATGTTAGACGGGTTTGATCTAGGCGTAGGCATCCTATCGCTAACCAGTTCCAATGACGACCGACGCGACATTTTAATGACGAGTTTGGGTAATATTTGGGATGCCAATGAAACCTGGTTGGTGTTGATGGGGGGTGCGCTGTTTGGGGCATTTCCTCTGGCTTATGGCACTATTCTGAATGCGCTCTACATTCCCATTTTTGGCATGATCTTTGGCTTGATTTTTCGGGCTGTGTCCTTTGAATTTCGAGAGCATTCTACAAACAAAGTGTTTTGGAATGTCGCCTTTGGAGTTGGGAGTTTCATGGCGGCGCTGTTTCAAGGATTTGCCTTGGGGAGTATTTTAGAAGGCATTAAGGTGGATGAATCGGGTCACTTTATTGGTAGTATGTGGGACTGGCTGGATTGGCGATCGCTCTTAGTTGCCTTGACATTAATCCAGGGTTATGTATTGATTGGCTCCACCTATCTCATCTTAAAAACTGAGGGAGAACTGCAAACATCCCATTACCGCACAGCAAAACTCGCTGCTTGGACAACCCTTATAGGTGCAATCTTAATCACCATCGCCACCCCTGTTGTGTATGAAAATGCCAGGGCAAAGTTATTTCACCAACCAGAAGTATATCTATTTTCACTCATTCCCGTGCTAGGCGTGCTGCTGATTGGGTTATTGATTCAAAGCCTGAACCGCAAAGCAGAAACTACTCCCCTGGTTTGGACAGTGCTGCTGTTTCTACTTACCTTTGTGGGCTTAGGATTAGTTGTTTTTCCCTATATCATCCCCCCAGGTATCACCATTTATCAGGCAGCGGCAGCACCTAGTGCATTAGTGTTCATGATTATCTTCATTGGATTTCTGATTCCCATTATGTTGTTCTACAACATCTACAATTACATTGTGTTTCGAGGGAAAGTGGCAGGTACACATTATGGGGAATAG
- a CDS encoding cytochrome ubiquinol oxidase subunit I: protein MDFLSDTVALSRMQFALTAIFHMLWPVLTTGMGIYLVIVEGMWLKTRNPDYYHHARFWAKLYVLNFGIGVASGLPMEFQFGTNWAPFSEAVGDFFGSILGFEASMAFMLEAGFLGIMLFGWERVNPVIHYFATIMVAFGANLSTFWILAANSWLQTPAGGEMVNGKFVVDDYFQAILNPFMLNSVSHMFLATLETSLFVIGGISAWYILNNRHQAFFARSLKIVLATAIAVTPLQIYIGHLSAEQVADYQPTKLAAMEAKWETSPAGQPAPWSVVALPNNQTEQNDWEISIPNGLGYILEFKKNLSKPVLGLKEWKPEDRPRMVGLIYYAFRIMSGIGFFLAGLMSISVIQWLRGKLSPEAIAEQKWLLRIWILAAPLGYIAVESGWIVRCVGRQPWVVYGQIRTADGVSHLPASEVLTSLVIFAVIYTALFICALFFGSRIIRQGPNLELPVPGIDTQPALETTPAEFVPDQRPIEAEQ, encoded by the coding sequence ATGGATTTTCTATCGGACACCGTTGCCCTATCGCGGATGCAGTTTGCACTGACGGCGATCTTTCACATGCTATGGCCTGTTCTCACCACTGGGATGGGGATTTATCTAGTCATTGTTGAAGGAATGTGGCTCAAAACACGCAACCCCGATTACTATCACCATGCTCGTTTCTGGGCAAAGTTATATGTGTTGAATTTCGGTATTGGTGTAGCATCTGGCTTACCGATGGAGTTTCAATTTGGCACGAACTGGGCACCATTTTCGGAAGCGGTAGGCGACTTTTTTGGCAGCATTCTAGGCTTTGAGGCTTCGATGGCATTCATGCTGGAAGCCGGATTTTTGGGCATTATGCTGTTTGGCTGGGAACGGGTAAATCCAGTGATTCACTATTTTGCCACCATTATGGTTGCCTTTGGCGCAAACCTATCTACCTTCTGGATTTTAGCGGCAAACTCTTGGTTGCAAACCCCGGCAGGCGGAGAAATGGTGAACGGGAAGTTTGTTGTCGATGATTACTTTCAGGCAATCTTAAATCCCTTCATGCTCAACAGCGTGTCGCATATGTTTTTAGCGACGCTAGAAACTTCTCTGTTTGTGATTGGGGGAATTAGTGCTTGGTATATTCTCAACAACCGTCATCAGGCTTTCTTTGCGCGATCGCTCAAAATTGTCTTAGCAACTGCGATCGCTGTCACCCCATTACAAATCTATATCGGACACCTCAGCGCCGAGCAAGTAGCAGATTATCAGCCCACCAAACTCGCCGCAATGGAGGCCAAGTGGGAAACTAGTCCAGCCGGACAGCCCGCGCCTTGGAGTGTGGTGGCATTACCTAATAATCAGACTGAGCAAAATGATTGGGAAATCTCAATTCCCAACGGCTTGGGCTACATTTTGGAATTCAAAAAAAATCTGTCTAAACCCGTTCTGGGATTGAAAGAGTGGAAACCTGAAGATCGCCCCCGCATGGTGGGTTTAATTTATTACGCCTTCCGCATCATGAGCGGCATTGGCTTCTTCTTAGCTGGATTGATGAGCATCAGTGTGATTCAGTGGTTGCGGGGCAAACTTTCACCAGAAGCGATCGCCGAGCAGAAATGGCTACTGCGAATCTGGATTTTGGCGGCTCCACTGGGCTACATTGCCGTCGAATCAGGCTGGATTGTGCGTTGTGTTGGGCGGCAACCTTGGGTAGTTTACGGGCAAATTCGCACGGCAGATGGAGTTTCACACTTACCTGCTAGTGAAGTCTTAACATCCTTGGTGATTTTTGCTGTAATTTATACAGCCCTATTTATTTGTGCCTTATTCTTTGGTAGTCGAATCATTCGTCAAGGCCCCAACCTAGAGCTTCCGGTTCCAGGCATTGACACCCAACCTGCCCTAGAAACTACTCCGGCTGAATTTGTTCCAGATCAACGTCCTATCGAAGCAGAGCAATGA